CTAATTTTTTGTATCGTTCATCGAGTAACTACGCCTAAAGTCTGGCGTATAAGGGGCTGCTTAAAAACAGAAAGGTTATCCATTGTAGCCAGAGCAAAATTACGCCCAATTCGCATCGCAGGAAGGTCATTAGAAAAAGTATGCACCAAAGAACTGGTTAACCAAATCGTATCATTTCGGTCTTTTTCTCTACGCTGGTGAAAGCGCATTAAGCCTTTAAAGCAACCAGCATCATGCCGCTGTTTAATGATTTCTTCCGCCAAAGAAGCGACATCACGAATACCTAAATTAAACCCTTGTCCAGCAATAGGGTGAAGCGTCTGTGCTGCATTGCCAATAATTGCAAATCGATGGGAAATATTCTGCTGGCGATGACGAAGTAACAGAGGATAATGCGCGCGTTGGCCGATTTTATGTATGTGACCTAAACGCCACCCAAAGTCATTTTGCAACCGCTGTAAAAACTCAGCATCGGATAACTTGATGATAGAACGAGCTTCATCAGGGCGAAGACACCATACTAAAGACATACGGTTATTGCTCATTGGCAAAAGAGCAATCGGTCCATGCTCTGTGAAGCGTTCAAATGCCTGACCACAGTGAGCTTCATTGGTAACAACGTTGGCAATGATTGCCATTTGGTTAAAGTCATGTTCGGTGTATGTCATTCCAATTTGCTGACAACACTGCGACACTGCACCATCCGCAGCAACAAGTAGCTTAGCTTCAAGGCACTCTCCACTTTCAAGCTCAATATTGACGTTATCCTGTTCACGGTGAATTTTCATCACCGAATCGGGACAAAATAAAGAGATATTATTCCGCTCAGCTAAGAGCTTTTGGTAAATCTTGCCAACATCGGCCAATTCCACAACGTAGCCTAATGCTTCAACGCCAACTTCTTGCTTAGTTATTTCGGTCATACCCGCATGAGTACGATCCGAAACATGAATACGTTCAATTGATGTAGCATAAGGTTCTAGTTCAGACCAAAGCTGGAGTTGGCGTAAGATATTAATCGTGCCATAGGACAAAGCAATTGAACGAGAATCAAATCCAGGGTGCTGGCCCGATTGTGCTTTAAAAGGCTCGACTACCGCGATTGTCAGGCTGCCCTCAGACAAATGATCGAGTGCTAGGGCCAGCGTCGCTCCAGCCATCGCTCCACCAGCAATAACCACATCATATTGAGTCATATTTACCTCAAACGCTGCCTAAGATTAATGGATAGTTGGTGGGGTTTGAGGGGTGTTAGGACGGTGGCCATGTTCAGCATGAATGGTCAGGACACACGCTTTTACATGCTCAATCACTTGTTCAAGTAGTTGCGCTTGTTCAGTAAGATCATCTTCCTCATCAATACCCAATTTGGCAATTTCTTCAAGATCAGCCAAAGCCTCTTTGACGTCATCCGACGCTTTACTTAAAGTAATGCCCGCCAAACCTAAGCCTGAAATAAAGTGATTTACAAAATCAGAAAGGCTATCGGCTAAAGTAAAGATGCCTTCATCTCCAGGTTCCTCGATAAGCAATAAAGAGAGCTCCATTGACGTGCCTGTTAACTCATCAGCAGTTACTTTAAACACTTGTTGAGCAAGCGCCAGAGCGGCTGTCGGCCAGCCCATTCCTTCATTGGTGTAATCAAATAGAATCGGTTGCCATGTGTTATCACTTGTTGCGATACCACCACTGAGCATCCCCGTCAATAAACCATGCAGTTCAGCAGGGGTAACAGCTAGATTGGCCGATTTTAATTCATTAGCAATAGATTGGTATTCTGGAAGCATGATTTCACTCATTTCTTGCATCATTATGTATCGCTATATCCTATCATCAAGCCCACTTGTCTGAAACGACTATCCCTGCCAATTTTGAACACCATTTGCTCAATTTGTCCAATTCCTGTGTGATCACTCAACCATTTCCATTTCTATTATGGGAAATGCTTGAATCTTAATGGCGGTTTTCCTATAGTTTCCTCCTCGGTAGTTGCATTGAGCAATGCCTTAGATATCGCGAGTGTAGAGTCTATTCATTATGAGTAATCAAGCGGTTGAGGTTGAAATCCTTGGCAAAATGACACGAGTAAACTGTCCAAGTGGACAGGAAGAGTCACTGATCGCCGCAGCAAAAGATCTCGATCGACGATTGAAAGAGATGGCTGAACGTACTAAGGTAACCAATGAGATTCAACTACTGACTTTTGCTGCTTTAAATATTTGTCACGAGCTGCAAACAAAATCTTATGAAGCAAATGGTCAGCAGCGAGAGATAACCGAGCGAATGGAAAAGCTCAATAACTCTCTAGAACAAGCGCTGACAAAGACGATGCAAGGACAGCAATAAGAACCAAATTTACCCTGGGGTGTTTGTCAGACGGATTTAAGTCCCTGAGCCGATAAGCAATCCTTAAGGGTTAGTACTTGATAACTATTGAGCAAGCTTGGCATGCACCGAGAAGCCTACGGTTATCATTGCTGATCCGCCTTGAACCAGCTGGTTCAAGGGCCACAATCCTCAACGGCACCCTGGGGTATCCTCAATATGTCAGATTTATCTCGACAAACACTACGCAAAACAATTCGACAACTGCGCTTATCTCTAGAGCGCGAAAAACAAATTCACGCGGGTAAGACACTGGTTAAGCAATGTGCACTGTTGCCAGAAATCCAACACGCGCAACATATTGCTCTTTACCTTGCCGCAGATGGTGAACTTGACACAGCACCACTTATTGATTGGTTATGGCAACAAGATAAATCGGTTTACCTACCTGTCCTTCATCCTTTCTCTCCGGGCCACTTACTGTTTCTCCTTTATGACAAACAAAAATCGTTAGTTCCAAACCAATATGGTATTTTAGAGCCCAAATTAGACATTACTGACTTAAAGCCTCTAAAAGAACTGGACATCATTTTCACCCCATTAGTTGCATTCGATAATAATGGCCAGCGGCTTGGTATGGGTGGAGGCTATTACGACCGCACACTTTCCGGTTGGTTTAATAGCGGAGAAGGTGCCAAGCCCATTGGCTTAGCGTATGACTGCCAGCAAGTAGAACAACTTCCTAGCGAAGCTTGGGACATCCCTCTGCCTAAGATCGTGACACCCAGCAAAATCTGGCGATGGGAAAAATAAAGCTGACTCGTTATAATCACGCCGAAAATAACAACGAACCCTCAATCAGGAGATAGGTATGACCCAAGATGAAATGAAAAAAGCGGCTGGTTGGGCAGCTCTCAAATACGTTGAGAAAGGCAGCATTGTCGGTGTGGGTACCGGCTCGACCGTCAATCACTTCATCGATGCCTTAGGCAGTATCAAAGATGATATCAAAGGTGCAGTGTCTAGCTCTGTTGCTTCTACTGAACGCCTCAAAGAACTCGGTATTGAAGTCTTTGAGTGCAACGACGTGATCAAATTAGATGTCTATGTCGATGGTGCAGATGAAATTAACGCAACACGTGACATGATCAAAGGTGGCGGTGCAGCCCTAACTCGTGAAAAGATCGTTGCTGCCATCTCTGATAAATTCGTATGTATTGTTGATGGTACCAAAGCTGTCGATGTACTTGGCCAATTCCCACTCCCTGTTGAAGTGATTCCAATGGCACGCTCTTTCGTTGCTCGTGAACTGGTAAAACTAGGTGGAGATCCTGCATATCGTGAAGGTGTTATCACCGATAACGGCAACGTCATTCTCGATGTCCATAATATGCAAATTACTAATCCAAAAGAATTAGAAGACAAAATCAACGCCATTGCTGGTGTAGTAACTGTCGGTTTGTTTGCTCACCGTGGCGCCGATATTGTTATCACAGGCACTCCAGAAGGTGCCCATATAGAAGAGTAATGACTTTACCCAAGTAGCCGTAAAGTGCCTTGTTCAGCGAGACGCTCTCAAAGTCACTTGGGTATAGCAGTGTCAAAATACTATATACAAAATATATATACCCAAATAACCTCAAGATGAACGCAGCATCTTGAGGTTATTTGGGTATAAACGGTGCCGAAATGCACCGTTTTTTATACCGACCAAGAAAAGCATACCTTAAAACATAATTTTCTTACCCAAAGCAATTTTTTTTGTTACTTTATTGATAGATATCGCACAGGAAAACGATTGCTTCCTTCATAAACGTATTCGTTTAATCGTTTTTCTCACCTGCGTTCATTTAGCTCACTTCCCATGTTAAGGACGATAAAATGGCAAAAATTTCATTAGAAAAAGATAAAATAAAAATTCTCTTACTCGAAGGCCTCCATCCTTCTTCTGTTGAAGTACTCCAAGCGGCAGGTTATAGCAATATTGATTATCATAAAGGCTCGCTCTCTGAAGAAGAGTTGCTCAAAGCAGTAAAAGATGTCCACTTTATCGGTATCCGTTCTCGTACTCATTTATCTGAAAAAGTCATTAGCGCTGCCAATAAACTTGTTGCGATTGGGTGTTTTTGTATTGGCACCAATCAGGTCGATCTCACTGCTGCCGCCAATCGCGGAATTCCAGTATTTAATGCGCCCTTTTCTAATACTCGCAGTGTAGCAGAACTCGTCCTTGGCCAAATCCTTCTACTATTAAGAGGTATTCCAGAGAAAAATGCCTTAGCCCATCGAGGAGTTTGGAAGAAAAGTGCTGACCATTCCTACGAAGCACGTGGAAAACGACTGGGTATTATCGGCTACGGTCATATCGGTACTCAGTTGGGTATCATCGCTGAAAACTTAGGTATGCGTGTTTACTACTACGATATCGAGAATAAGCTCTCACTTGGTAACGCAACCCAAGTCTTTACCATGAGTGACTTACTGAATAAATGTGATGTAATTTCTCTCCATGTTCCCGAAACACCAGAAACAAAAAATATGATGGGCAGTGAAGAGTTTGCCCGCATGAAGCCGGGTGCCATTTTTATTAATGCAGCTCGTGGCACTGTTGTCGATATTCCAGCCCTATGTCACAGCTTAGAATCCGGCCATATTGCCGGTGCTGCGATTGATGTTTTTCCAGTAGAACCCAAAACTAATGCCGATCGTTTCGAGTCTCCACTGCAGCAATTTGATAATGTCATCTTAACTCCGCATGTGGGTGGCTCAACACAAGAAGCTCAAGAAAATATCGGTGTAGAAGTGGCAGGAAAATTAGCCAAATACTCAGATAATGGTTCAACGTTATCCAGTGTTAATTTTCCAGAAGTGTCTTTGCCTGAGCATCGTGAGTGCTCTCGCTTATTACACATTCACAAAAATCGCCCAGGTATCCTAACTCAAATCAACACTATCTTCGCTGAAGAAGGCATTAACATCGCAGGTCAGTACTTACAAACAGCAGCTGAGATTGGTTATGTGGTCATTGATGTTGAAACACATCGCTCAGAAGAAGCATTAGTTAAATTAAAAGGAATTGAAGGCACAATACGAGCGCGCATCCTTCACTAAAAGTAAGCATATAAAAAAGCAGGGGGAATCATAGCATCCCCTCTGCTGTCTCACTTCTCGCTTTACTTCAGCTTATAAATCACATCCACTTGATCACGAATAATCAAGTTGGAATCCTGATATCCATTCGAGTTTTGCTCTGTATCCATCATCATTGAACGCATGATTACAGGCTGAGAGGGAGCCCTATCATCATTAATCAACCAAATATCACCCAATTTTTTATCAAAACCTTGCGCCAAAAAGTCTGCTTTGCTTTTTGCGTCTTGGATCGCGGCTAAACGTGCTTTTTGCTGATATTTCGTCTGATCTGAAACTTTCAATTGGATATTATCCACTTGGTTAATACCCGATTTTAGTGCCATATCAAGATATTGGTTTAGTTTGGCTAAATCCATAACCACAACATCTACCGTTCGTGATGCACGGTAACCGACAAGTTCAGAGCTGCCCGATTTCGGATAATGATATTGAGGTGAAATGTACAAATTTGAACTGCTGATATTGCTTTTGGAAATACCAATATCTTCTAAGCTTTTTAGGAAACGCTCGACAACACCATCTACTGCTTGTTTTGCCTGCTCCGCTGTTAATGTTGTCTCGACTACTCTAACCGAAAATGTTGCCATATCGGGCTTTGCTGAAATTTCACCATAACCTGTTGTTGTGACATGAGGAAAGTTAAGCCCTTCATCAGCGTAAACAGAAACACAGCAAATACTTAACGTAGTAACCAACAAACTTGAAAACCATTTCATTTAATAAACCCATCCATAATAAATATTCACAGCTCAAACTCTGAGTCAGTTGACCTTGAGACTAGACTAAAATGACCGAATAACCCTTTTGGATAAAAAGAGCTTTTTACATCGTTCTCAATTATCTAGGAAACTAAACACGGCACCAAACTGCTCGGTTTAGGCAACCTTTAGACTACGCATAGCTTGAGCTTATCTCCTAAGTGCCTGAAGAGTACTTTCAAGAGCATCTTGGGGCCACTCAGGCATATGCTATTATAGGAATATATCTGTAGGATCTAAGCCCCCCGCACAAGACTTGACACAATCCTGACTTTAAGCAGACCTTTAGCCAACAACCTTACTGCGGTAAATGATCTTGTGCATAATGCACGATTGCTTGAGAGATTTCCTGAAGTACTCCCGTTTCAAGCTGCCAATGATGCCAGTAAATTCGATAAGACATCACAAGCCCCGGGGTAATATCTATCAGCCTGCCCTGTTCTAATTCATCTTTAACCTGTATAAACGGGATCAAACAGTAAGCAACGCCAGCCAAAGCCATTTTTAAAAATGCTTCTGAGTTACTAATATTGTGATGAATGATGCTGTCTAACCTTACATCGAAATGCTCGGTCAAAAACTTTTTATGCAAATCATCGTATTTATCATATGAGACTGCTGGAGCCAGAGATAATGTTTGCCTATTAACACCATGACTGAAGAAACGTTGATAAAAATCGCAGCTTGCCACACACACGTAGTCCATACGGCCAAGATAATCGGCACGACAGCCCGCAATGGCATGTGGCTCAAGGCTAATAGCCCCAGCAACCTCACCACTTTTTAATTTTTCAAGCGACCGCGATTCACCATAAATAGTCATCTTCAGCTCAACCTGTCTTTGCTTCATAATATTCTCTAAAGCAGGTAATAACCAAGTCGCCAAGCTATCTGCATTAGTCGCTAAAGAAAGTTGAACAGGGCGAGTTTCACTGTCATTTTTCAGTTCCGGAAGAATATCATTTTCTAATAAACGTACTCTTCGATATAGCCCAAGTAACTTTTTACCAATGACTGTAGGTTGAGGAGGTTGCCCGCGAATTAAAACCGATTGAGCAATGTATTTTTCGAGCTGCTTAATTCTTTGGGACACCGCAGACTGAGAGACAAATAGGTGTTCAGCCGCTCTCTCAAAACTGCCTTGATAGATCACCGCATCAAGCGCTTCTAACCATTTATAATCCAGTCCTCGCACAATAACTCCAACCCTTCATAAGCAAAACTTATATAATATTAATATCATTAATTATACTTATTCAAATAAAATCGTTACCTTACCGCCCTAGTTTGTACCCAAATGACCTCAAGATACTTGATTCAGAGCGAGTGCCCTTAACTCGCTGAACACAGCATCTTGAAATCATTTGGGTATATATTTTAAACATCATTATTTGAGGTAAACATAGTGAGTCTTGGCGTTTTATTACAAGGGTTTGGTTTAGGGGCTTCGATGATTATCCCGATCGGTGCACAAAATGCTTATGTCCTGAACCAAGGGATCAAACGCCACCATCACCTTACTACGGCAACCATTTGTAGTTTGCTTGACACCGTGTTTATATCTTTGGGGATCTTTGGCGGTGGAGCGCTATTATCTCAAAATGAAATGCTACTCAATTTAGTCACACTCGGCGGAATCCTTTTTCTTACTGCTTATGGGCTACTGTCTTTAAAAAATGCTTTTAGCTCCACACAAACAGCAACCTCGCAGCAAGAGATCGCTACCCGAGGACGTAAGACTGTGATTTTAGGTGCCTTAGCTGTCACAGTTCTAAACCCTCACTTGTATTTGGATACTGTAGTTATACTTGGCTCTATCGGTGGCCAGTTTGAAGGCGATGAGCGTTTATCCTTCGCTATCGGTACTATCATGGCTTCTTTCGTCTGGTTTTACACTCTGTCAATCAGTGCAGCTAAACTTGGACCGACTCTATCAAAACCGAAGGTGAAAAAAGGCTTGGACATTGCGATTGCTTGTATGATGTTCACGATCGCATCACTGCTGGTCAACGAGTTACTTAAGAGTAATATTTAGTCTCGCATTTTATCCAGACTTCTCAAGTTACCGACTGAATCACATCGTTGATTGAGCCTAAACGTATTTGGCTAAAAATATATTTATCTCTAACAATAAGCGAGGCTATTGCCTCGCTTAGTCAATGTATGAATATACTTAGATAAAATTATGCATTCACTTTATTTACATGCACATCCATCTGTGGATATGGTATTTCAATCCCTGCCGCATCTAATGCTTCTTTCAACGCCTGAGTCGAGTCAAAATGAACTCCCCAGTAATCGCCGGTTTTACACCATGGCCTCACGACAATATTAACGGAAGAATCTGCGAGTTCAACAACACCTATCGTCATATCCGGGTCCTTAAGAATACGAGGATCTTTTTCTAGCGTTTCACGAATAATTTGTTGAGTTTTCTGTAAATCAGCGTTGTATGAAACACCAATCATCATATCAACTCTGCGTGTATCATGGCGAGAGTAGTTCGTGATCGCCCCACCAATAACAGCAGAATTAGGAACAACGATCATTTTATTGTCTGGGCTTTTCAAAACCGTTTGGAAAATTTGGATCGAGTCTACCGTACCAGCGGTTCCGCCGACCTCAACATAATCACCAGACTTAAACGGACGGAAAGCCACAATAAGAACCCCTGCGGCAAAGTTCGATAGAGACCCCTGTAAAGCCAAACCGACAGCTAAACCAGCAGCACCAATAATCGCAACAACAGAAGCCGTTTGAACGCCTAAACGCCCTAGTGCTGCAATCAACACAATAACAAACAGAAGATAACGAACTAGACCATGGACGAATTCGACAACCGCCTTATCCATGTTTTTCTTTTCAAGCACTTTTGCAACACTGCCTGCAATAGCCTTGACAATAATGTTACCGATAAAAAGAATCAGTATTGCGGAAATAATATTCACACCATACTGCACGATAAGGTCAGAGTTATCATTCAGCCAAGCTGATGCTTTATCCACCCCTCCGGAAATCGAGGTTTCCAACCCCGTCGAATCTCCTGCCATAATTCCTACCCTCAAATTAACTCAATCATTGAGCAGCCATAAAGGAAAACCTGTTCGCTCTTTCTTTACCACTACTCCTCGCTTAAATTGGTGAACGGTCATTGTTTTTTGTGGCGCTTGTTATGCCAGAGCTCTGGTACATAGGCGTGAGTAAAGAATGGCAAAACAGTGCGTTATCCAATAGTTCCGACACCGTCCTGTTAAAGGGTATGCAATGCTTTTACATTTTTCCACCAAGTTGACTAAATTTTATTCTTCTTTATTGATGACTTAGCACATTGAAAGCAGAAAAAAGTAATAAGATTATAAATAAAGCTTAGCAATAAAATTTCTTACGAAATTCAATTAAACATTCTGTTCAAGTGGCCCCCCAAAGTAGCTTGAAAACAATAAAAAAAAGCCCACTCAAAAGAGCGGGCTAACTTTTAATCTCGAATCAGACGATTACAGTACATCAACTGCGTTTAGGTCTGCGAATGCTTTCTCTAGACGAGCAACCATTGAAGTTTGACCAGCACGTAGCCATACACGTGGATCGTAGTACTTCTTGTTTGGCGCATCTTCGCCAGTTGGGTTACCAATTTGACCTTGTAGGTAATCGTGGTTCTCTGCTTCGTACTTGCGGATACCATCCCATGTTGCCCACTGTGTATCAGTATCGATGTTCATTTTGATCACACCGTAGCCGATAGACTCTTGGATTTCAGCTTCAGTTGAGCCAGAACCACCGTGGAATACGAAGTTTAGAGCGTTAGGTGCAATACCAAACTTCTCAGCACAGTATGCTTGAGAATCACGTAGGATAGTTGGCGTTAGTACAACGTTACCTGGTTTGTAAACACCGTGTACGTTTCCGAAAGAAGCAGCGATAGTGAAGCGTGGGCTCACAGCGCTTAATTTTTCGTATGCGTAAGCAACGTCTTCTGGAGAAGTGTAAAGCTCAGATGCATCCATATCAGAGTTATCTACGCCGTCTTCTTCACCACCAGTACAACCTAGTTCGATCTCGATTGTCATGTTCATTTTAGCCATGCGCTCTAGGTACTTAGCACATGTCTCGATGTTCTCTTCTAGAGACTCTTCAGAAAGGTCTAGCATGTGAGAAGAGAATAGAGGCTTACCAGTTTGAGCGAAGAACTCTTCACCCGCATCTAGTAGACCGTCGATCCATGGAAGAAGCTTCTTTGCAGCGTGGTCAGTATGAAGAATAACAGGTACGCCGTAAGCTTCAGCAACCGCGTGAACGTATTTAGCGCCTGCTACAGCACCAAGGATTTGAGGACCTTGACCTTCAAGTTTTACGCCTTTACCAGCAAAGAAAGCCGCACCGCCGTTAGAGAATTGAATCACAACTGGCGCTTTCACTTTTGCCGCAGCTTCCAGTACTGCGTTTACAGAGTCAGTACCTACTACGTTTACAGCTGGAAGGGCAAAATTGTTCTCTTTTGCTACTTCAAATACTTTCTGTACGTCATCGCCAGAAATAACACCTGGTTTTACAAAGTCGAAGATCTTAGACATGGAGGTCATCCTATTTATCTGTCGTTTTTTAAACAAAACTTATTAAATTAACAATCTAGCAAACGTTTGCTCACAACATACCCTATTTTATCAGAGTTCGTTTCTCGTTGCAGCAAACAGAAAGCGGGAGAATCCTCTCCCGCTTTATAAGCAATTATTTTGCGCGTGCTTCTAGCATTTTTACTGCAGGAAGTACTTTACCTTCTACGAACTCAAGGAAAGCACCGCCACCCGTAGAGATGTATGAAACATCGGCTTTGATACCGAACTTATCGATAGCGGCTAACGTGTCACCACCACCAGCTACAGAGAAACCTGCAGATTCAGCGATTGCTTTAGAGATACCAGCCGTACCCGCTTCGAAGTTTTTGAATTCGAATACGCCAACAGGACCATTCCAAAGGATCGTTTTTGCATTACCAATGATTTCAGCTAGAGCAGCCGTTGACTCTGGACCTAGGTCGAAAATCATGTCGTCATCTTGAACTTCGGAAACGTGCTTGATTTCAGCTTCTGCGTTCTCGTCGAATGCTTTCGCACATGCCACGTCCGTTGCTACTGGAATAGCACACTCTTTCATTAGTTTCTGAGCTGTTTCAATTAGGTCTGCTTCGTATAGAGACTTACCTACATTGTGACCTTCAGCTGCAATGAATGTGTTAGCAATACCACCCCCAACAACAAGTTGGTCAGCGATTTTAGATAGAGACTCAAGCACCGTTAGTTTCGTCGATACCTTAGAGCCGCCAACGATAGCGACTAGTGGACGCTCTGGGTTATCCATTGCTTTACCTAGTGCTTCTAGTTCAGCCGCAAGAAGAGGACCAGCACAAGCGATAGGAGCAAACATACCAACACCGTGAGTAGATGCTTGAGCACGGTGAGCCGTTCCAAATGCGTCCATTACAAAGATGTCACATAGCGCAGCGTATGCTTTAGATAGTTCTTCTTCGTTTTTCTTCTCGCCTTTATTAAAGCGAACGTTTTCAAGAACAACCAGTTCACCAGTGTTGAGTTCTAGACCGTTTAAGTAGTCTTTCGCTAGTTTAACTTCACAATCAAGAGCATCGTTTAAGTAGTTAACGACAGGTTGTAGAGAGAACTCTTCAGCGTATTCACCTTCAGTTGGGCGACCTAGGTGAGATGTAACCATCACTTTCGCGCCTGCTTCTAAACAGTGCTTGATAGTTGGAAGAGATGCGATGATACGTGCATCTGAAGTTACTTTACCGTCTTTTACTGGCACGTTTAGGTCAGCACGGATAAATACACGTTTACCTGCAAGATCCAGGTCAGTCATCTTGATTACAGACATGATGTGTCCTCTCAATTATTTAATCATTAAAAGTTTTTGAAAACTTGGCAATCCTGCCAAGCCTGTTAATTCTTCAAACTGGTTTTAGATATGGAGATACATCTTATTTATTTCAAGGCCTGAAATAAAGATTTTCTCCATCGCTGCTTCGTGATTAACGAGCCGTATGTGAAGTCGCTTGCATGGCTAAAGCGGTATCCAGCATACGATTGGCAAAACCCCATTCGTTATCACACCAAACCAACATTTTCACGAGGTGCCCATTACTCACTCGGGTTTGCGTTCCATCCACTATGGCACTATGAGAGTCATGATTAAAGTCAATGGAAACAAGCGGCGCTTCAGTATAGTCAACAATGTCACGTAATGTACACTGAGATGCCTTAACAATGGTTTGATTTATGTCATTAACTTTCACATTTGAACAGATTGTGACACTTAAATCCATTGCTGTGACATTTATGGTCGGAACTCGAACCGAAATAGCCTCAAATTTGTTGGAAAATTTCGGAAAAATCCTTTCAATACCTTTATGAAGTTTGGTATCAACAGGAATGATCGATTGGCTGGCAGAACGGGTTCGGCGCAAATCATCATGGTATGCGTCAATCACTTGTTGATCATGCATGGCAGAATGAATCGTCGTAATCGTACCCGATTCAATGCCAAAGGCCTCATCCAAAACTTTTATAATTGGCACAATACAATTGGTCGTACATGAACCATTGGACACAACACGGTGTTCATCTTTTAGGGTCTGGTGATTGACTCCAAAAATGATCGTATTGTCGACATCATGAGCACCGGGATGAGAGAAGAGTACTTTTTGGGCTCCGGCTCGAATGTGAGCCTGACCATCTGCCTGAGAACCAAATACTCCAGTACAATCCAGTACAATATCTATCTCAAGTTCATGCCATGGTAACCGCGCAATCTCCTCACACTGCAGAATTCGTATGCGATCACACGATTCACTATTTTGTGTGCTGGAGTCATGGTGGATATAGAGGTATCCCTGATCATGAGACACTTTTTTTTCAAAGCGGCCATGACTAGAGTCATACTGTAGCAAATGTGCCATCGCTTCCGGCTTAGCCAATTCATTCACAGCAACAATCTTGATATGATTTTGCTTACCACTTTCATATACTGCCCGCAGTACATTACGACCGATACGTCCAAATCCATTGATCGCAACTCTTAGCAT
This window of the Vibrio azureus genome carries:
- the mscS gene encoding small-conductance mechanosensitive channel MscS, with the translated sequence MAGDSTGLETSISGGVDKASAWLNDNSDLIVQYGVNIISAILILFIGNIIVKAIAGSVAKVLEKKNMDKAVVEFVHGLVRYLLFVIVLIAALGRLGVQTASVVAIIGAAGLAVGLALQGSLSNFAAGVLIVAFRPFKSGDYVEVGGTAGTVDSIQIFQTVLKSPDNKMIVVPNSAVIGGAITNYSRHDTRRVDMMIGVSYNADLQKTQQIIRETLEKDPRILKDPDMTIGVVELADSSVNIVVRPWCKTGDYWGVHFDSTQALKEALDAAGIEIPYPQMDVHVNKVNA
- the fbaA gene encoding class II fructose-bisphosphate aldolase, with amino-acid sequence MSKIFDFVKPGVISGDDVQKVFEVAKENNFALPAVNVVGTDSVNAVLEAAAKVKAPVVIQFSNGGAAFFAGKGVKLEGQGPQILGAVAGAKYVHAVAEAYGVPVILHTDHAAKKLLPWIDGLLDAGEEFFAQTGKPLFSSHMLDLSEESLEENIETCAKYLERMAKMNMTIEIELGCTGGEEDGVDNSDMDASELYTSPEDVAYAYEKLSAVSPRFTIAASFGNVHGVYKPGNVVLTPTILRDSQAYCAEKFGIAPNALNFVFHGGSGSTEAEIQESIGYGVIKMNIDTDTQWATWDGIRKYEAENHDYLQGQIGNPTGEDAPNKKYYDPRVWLRAGQTSMVARLEKAFADLNAVDVL
- a CDS encoding phosphoglycerate kinase, with translation MSVIKMTDLDLAGKRVFIRADLNVPVKDGKVTSDARIIASLPTIKHCLEAGAKVMVTSHLGRPTEGEYAEEFSLQPVVNYLNDALDCEVKLAKDYLNGLELNTGELVVLENVRFNKGEKKNEEELSKAYAALCDIFVMDAFGTAHRAQASTHGVGMFAPIACAGPLLAAELEALGKAMDNPERPLVAIVGGSKVSTKLTVLESLSKIADQLVVGGGIANTFIAAEGHNVGKSLYEADLIETAQKLMKECAIPVATDVACAKAFDENAEAEIKHVSEVQDDDMIFDLGPESTAALAEIIGNAKTILWNGPVGVFEFKNFEAGTAGISKAIAESAGFSVAGGGDTLAAIDKFGIKADVSYISTGGGAFLEFVEGKVLPAVKMLEARAK
- the epd gene encoding erythrose-4-phosphate dehydrogenase, with amino-acid sequence MLRVAINGFGRIGRNVLRAVYESGKQNHIKIVAVNELAKPEAMAHLLQYDSSHGRFEKKVSHDQGYLYIHHDSSTQNSESCDRIRILQCEEIARLPWHELEIDIVLDCTGVFGSQADGQAHIRAGAQKVLFSHPGAHDVDNTIIFGVNHQTLKDEHRVVSNGSCTTNCIVPIIKVLDEAFGIESGTITTIHSAMHDQQVIDAYHDDLRRTRSASQSIIPVDTKLHKGIERIFPKFSNKFEAISVRVPTINVTAMDLSVTICSNVKVNDINQTIVKASQCTLRDIVDYTEAPLVSIDFNHDSHSAIVDGTQTRVSNGHLVKMLVWCDNEWGFANRMLDTALAMQATSHTAR